The Terriglobia bacterium genome contains a region encoding:
- a CDS encoding HAD-IA family hydrolase translates to MAPRNHVTCVIYDMDGLLLNTEPFYTKASQLIAARYGKVFDWSVKSRMIGQRAADSARIFTEALGLPMTPAEYLLARQAVLEELFPQAEPMPGAIRLTEHLHQHGVLQAVATSSDQRHFGLKTSRHQRWFGIFDCIVIGDDPAVCEGKPAPDIFLITAERLRISPSACLVFEDSPVGVEAARAAGMSVIAVPDPHLKPEIFQAADQVLRNLNEFEPAAWGLPPFQH, encoded by the coding sequence ATGGCTCCACGCAACCATGTTACATGCGTCATCTACGATATGGATGGATTGCTCCTCAACACGGAGCCTTTCTATACCAAAGCCTCCCAGCTTATTGCCGCCCGCTACGGCAAGGTATTCGACTGGTCCGTAAAGTCCCGTATGATCGGCCAGCGTGCTGCGGATTCCGCACGCATATTCACAGAGGCGCTCGGGCTGCCGATGACGCCCGCAGAGTACCTGCTGGCACGTCAGGCGGTGCTGGAGGAGCTCTTTCCCCAGGCGGAGCCCATGCCCGGCGCCATCCGACTCACGGAGCATCTGCATCAGCACGGGGTGCTCCAGGCAGTCGCGACCAGCTCCGATCAGCGGCATTTCGGGCTCAAGACCAGTCGTCACCAGCGCTGGTTCGGCATCTTCGATTGCATCGTCATCGGCGACGATCCGGCGGTCTGCGAAGGGAAACCTGCGCCCGACATCTTCCTGATTACGGCGGAACGGCTCCGGATTTCGCCTTCAGCTTGTCTTGTTTTTGAAGACTCGCCCGTGGGTGTGGAGGCCGCGCGCGCTGCAGGCATGTCCGTGATTGCGGTCCCCGATCCGCACCTGAAACCCGAGATCTTCCAGGCCGCCGATCAGGTTCTTCGGAACCTCAACGAGTTTGAACCTGCGGCGTGGGGCCTTCCGCCATTCCAGCACTAG
- the trxB gene encoding thioredoxin-disulfide reductase: MRKLIIIGSGPAGYTAAIYAARASLSPLLIASEPKDLQLPGGQLMFTSEVENYPGFPSGITGPELMDRMRKQAERFGTEIMERDVDEVAFAARGPFGVRIGDEWHSARTVIVATGASANWLQLPDEMKFRNRGLSACAVCDGLFFRGKEVMVIGGGDTAMEEALTLAHHAAKVLVVHRRDKLRASKIMEERARANPRICFLWNTTLTGYLGGDVLEAVRVKDLPTGAERVERIDGVFMGIGHSPRTGFLVGALELNPRGYIVTHDYVETSMEGVFAAGDVHDHEYRQAITAAGFGCMAALRAQRWLESQPIDQWFALPPGTP, translated from the coding sequence ATGCGAAAGCTGATAATTATCGGTTCAGGGCCGGCCGGTTATACGGCGGCGATCTATGCCGCGCGCGCCAGCCTGTCGCCTTTGCTGATTGCCTCGGAACCCAAGGACCTCCAGTTGCCCGGCGGGCAGCTCATGTTCACGAGCGAGGTCGAGAACTATCCGGGCTTTCCCTCGGGGATTACCGGCCCGGAGCTGATGGATCGGATGCGCAAGCAGGCCGAGCGTTTCGGCACCGAGATCATGGAGAGGGATGTCGACGAAGTCGCTTTCGCGGCGCGCGGGCCCTTCGGGGTGCGTATTGGGGATGAATGGCATTCGGCGCGCACCGTCATCGTTGCGACCGGGGCTTCCGCCAACTGGCTCCAGCTTCCGGATGAAATGAAGTTCCGCAACCGTGGGCTTTCGGCCTGCGCCGTTTGTGACGGCCTGTTCTTCCGCGGCAAAGAAGTCATGGTGATTGGCGGGGGAGATACGGCGATGGAGGAGGCCCTGACGCTGGCCCATCATGCGGCGAAGGTGCTGGTCGTGCATCGTCGCGACAAGCTGCGTGCCAGCAAGATCATGGAAGAACGCGCAAGAGCCAATCCCAGGATCTGCTTTCTCTGGAACACAACTCTGACTGGATACCTGGGCGGTGATGTGCTCGAGGCCGTGCGCGTGAAAGACCTTCCGACCGGTGCCGAGAGAGTCGAGCGCATCGACGGAGTCTTCATGGGCATCGGGCACAGTCCGCGCACCGGATTTCTCGTCGGCGCCCTCGAGCTGAATCCACGCGGATACATCGTTACCCACGATTACGTGGAGACCAGCATGGAAGGGGTCTTCGCCGCCGGCGATGTTCACGACCACGAGTACCGCCAGGCCATTACTGCGGCAGGATTCGGTTGCATGGCGGCACTGCGTGCCCAGCGTTGGCTGGAATCCCAACCCATCGACCAGTGGTTTGCATTGCCTCCCGGGACTCCCTAG
- the bfr gene encoding bacterioferritin has product MKGNPKVLEALNEALSEELTAINQYILHSEMCENWGYSKLSGFIKKESMDEMKHAEALIERSLFLEGAPNMVKYRKLNVGQTVPEMIENDLHLELEAVAMYNKLIALAIEAKDNGTAELLKKLLKDEEAHVDGLEEQQDLIQGMGLQNYLALQAGK; this is encoded by the coding sequence ATGAAAGGAAATCCAAAAGTCCTGGAAGCGCTCAATGAGGCGCTGAGTGAAGAGTTGACAGCGATCAATCAATACATCCTGCATTCGGAGATGTGTGAGAACTGGGGGTACAGTAAGCTTTCCGGCTTCATCAAGAAGGAATCGATGGATGAGATGAAGCACGCCGAGGCACTCATTGAGCGCAGCCTCTTCCTAGAAGGCGCACCGAATATGGTTAAATATCGAAAACTCAATGTCGGGCAGACCGTGCCCGAGATGATCGAGAATGATCTGCACCTCGAGCTGGAAGCGGTTGCGATGTACAACAAACTTATCGCTCTGGCGATCGAGGCCAAGGACAACGGCACAGCCGAGCTGCTCAAGAAGCTGCTGAAAGACGAAGAGGCTCACGTCGACGGGCTCGAGGAACAGCAGGATCTGATCCAGGGAATGGGACTCCAGAACTATCTGGCGCTGCAGGCCGGCAAGTGA